In Nocardia sp. NBC_00403, one DNA window encodes the following:
- a CDS encoding dihydrofolate reductase family protein — MPKLCVRNFTISMDGFAAGAHQSLDNPFGVGGGKLHDWAFATRSARAAIGMEGGEEGIDNDFAAAGDAGIGATIMGRNMFGPIRGPWQDESWTGWWGENPPYHHDTFVMTHHPRPSVKMAGGTTFHFVDDTPQAVLRRAFEAAAGRDVRLGGGVRTIHQFLKDRLVDELDIVIVPILLGAGERLFDGMGTLEGYTYSTLVASSAVMHARFIRTSV, encoded by the coding sequence ATGCCCAAGCTCTGTGTACGTAACTTCACGATATCGATGGACGGCTTTGCCGCAGGCGCTCACCAAAGCCTGGACAACCCTTTCGGCGTGGGCGGGGGCAAGCTGCACGACTGGGCGTTCGCCACCCGCTCCGCTCGTGCGGCGATCGGAATGGAAGGCGGCGAGGAGGGGATCGACAACGACTTCGCCGCGGCTGGAGACGCAGGTATCGGCGCGACGATTATGGGCCGCAACATGTTCGGTCCGATTCGGGGCCCATGGCAGGATGAGTCGTGGACCGGCTGGTGGGGCGAGAACCCGCCCTATCACCACGACACATTCGTCATGACCCATCATCCGCGGCCATCGGTCAAGATGGCCGGAGGAACAACGTTTCATTTCGTGGACGACACTCCGCAGGCGGTTCTGAGGCGGGCGTTCGAGGCTGCCGCAGGCAGGGATGTGCGCCTCGGCGGTGGGGTGCGGACAATCCACCAGTTCCTGAAGGACAGGCTGGTCGACGAGTTGGATATTGTCATCGTGCCGATCCTGCTCGGGGCCGGCGAGCGACTCTTCGACGGCATGGGAACCCTCGAGGGTTACACCTACAGCACACTGGTCGCGTCATCAGCGGTGATGCACGCGCGATTCATTCGAACATCGGTATGA
- a CDS encoding SGNH/GDSL hydrolase family protein: MRVFMQFGVKVRGSLRTTKLFHVVLSALTVALLGGSAAVASAEPEKTPAAGKSLVVIGDSYTANGVRLNGDEKECRRGPSAWPTQLSQLMGIHGTPEFMDVSCSGASIQSQTAYNLVHEARLADKAGAFGPNTKVVTIQLGMNDTWGTNKTMLWTAMDPCILNLTDGCGLEAAEQGRSPDYRAVTGKEYADRIKTVIDYIRYYAPQARIVLVGYPELVPPQTQKLCVNILGVGAFIQDRGAAVVEYMDRLDRAQREAAEILKLEFFNAKPITAGHGLCSDDPWVNGVFDPRADFLGMPLHPTAKGDAVMAAGLRDWISR, encoded by the coding sequence GTGCGAGTTTTCATGCAGTTCGGCGTAAAGGTCCGCGGCTCGTTGCGGACGACCAAGCTTTTTCATGTTGTTCTTTCGGCACTCACCGTCGCGCTGCTCGGCGGTAGCGCGGCGGTTGCCTCGGCCGAACCGGAGAAGACACCGGCCGCCGGCAAGTCGCTTGTGGTGATCGGCGATTCCTATACCGCCAACGGTGTTCGGCTCAATGGTGATGAGAAGGAGTGCCGGCGCGGTCCGTCGGCATGGCCGACCCAGCTGAGCCAGCTGATGGGGATTCATGGGACACCGGAATTCATGGATGTCTCGTGTTCGGGTGCCTCGATCCAGAGCCAGACCGCCTACAACCTGGTGCACGAGGCTCGTCTGGCCGACAAGGCAGGGGCGTTCGGTCCGAACACCAAAGTGGTGACGATCCAGCTGGGTATGAACGACACCTGGGGCACGAACAAGACCATGCTGTGGACCGCGATGGATCCCTGCATTCTCAACCTGACCGACGGCTGTGGTCTCGAAGCCGCCGAGCAGGGCCGCAGCCCCGACTACCGGGCGGTGACCGGAAAAGAGTACGCGGACCGCATCAAGACCGTCATCGACTACATTCGCTACTACGCGCCGCAGGCACGGATCGTGCTGGTCGGCTATCCGGAACTGGTCCCCCCGCAAACACAGAAGTTGTGCGTCAACATTCTCGGCGTGGGTGCCTTCATCCAGGACCGGGGTGCGGCCGTGGTGGAGTACATGGATCGGCTCGACCGAGCGCAGCGCGAGGCGGCGGAAATCCTGAAACTGGAGTTCTTCAACGCCAAGCCGATCACCGCGGGACATGGTCTATGTTCGGACGATCCGTGGGTCAACGGGGTGTTCGATCCGCGCGCCGACTTCCTCGGGATGCCTTTGCACCCCACTGCGAAGGGCGATGCGGTCATGGCGGCAGGGCTGCGTGACTGGATCTCCCGGTGA
- a CDS encoding multicopper oxidase family protein, which produces MTGRPNRRKFLGAALTGAGIVGAGTLSVSWLVTGGTTLGSELTSTARLPEPFGQALAIPGVLAPTRSDATTDYYAITQQVADVQILPGYSTRIWGYNGTFPGPTLQSSSARRTVVTHRNHLPVPVVVHLHGGHVPYDSDGFPTDYLLPAQWASAHTSHDAAGQVMRGQRDYDYPVGQPAATLWYHDHRMDFTGASVWKGLAGFHLINDDAERALNLPSGARDIPLMLTDRAFAADGALIYPGIDPSMTSTPGVTAEFTQGVLGDVILVNGVPWPTHRVTTARYRLRWLNASNARVYRLRIESKAAAAEYFTQIGSDGGLLAHPQVLTAIDIAPGERFDTILDFTECALGDLVTIHNDLGTGRTGEIMRFIIADRSADTSHVPDTLADIELHDPKTAVRTRHFDFRRGDMGDMRGWLINGLPFDAQRPAADPRLGDLEIWRFSTDFNHPVHVHLNQFQVLSRNRRPPRPSDAGWKDTVNLAAREVAEVAVKFTDYPGRFVMHCHTLEHEDMAMMATFATR; this is translated from the coding sequence ATGACGGGGCGACCGAACCGGCGGAAGTTCCTCGGGGCCGCGCTGACCGGCGCCGGAATTGTCGGCGCAGGCACGCTCAGCGTGTCGTGGTTGGTCACGGGCGGCACAACCCTCGGCTCTGAACTGACAAGTACCGCGAGACTGCCCGAGCCGTTCGGGCAGGCGCTGGCGATTCCGGGCGTTCTGGCCCCGACCCGCAGCGACGCAACGACCGACTACTACGCGATCACTCAGCAGGTTGCGGACGTGCAGATCCTGCCTGGCTACAGCACGCGTATCTGGGGATACAACGGCACGTTCCCCGGCCCCACATTGCAGTCGAGCAGTGCGCGCCGAACTGTGGTCACCCATCGCAATCACCTGCCGGTACCAGTTGTGGTGCATCTGCACGGCGGTCACGTTCCATACGACTCCGACGGGTTCCCGACCGACTATTTGCTCCCCGCCCAATGGGCTTCGGCACACACAAGTCACGATGCGGCCGGTCAGGTCATGCGCGGACAACGCGACTATGACTATCCCGTTGGTCAGCCGGCCGCGACCCTGTGGTATCACGACCACCGGATGGACTTCACCGGTGCCAGCGTATGGAAAGGGCTCGCCGGTTTCCATCTGATCAACGATGACGCTGAGCGTGCACTGAATCTGCCATCCGGCGCCAGGGATATTCCACTGATGCTCACCGACCGCGCATTCGCCGCCGACGGCGCACTGATATACCCCGGCATCGATCCCTCGATGACAAGTACTCCAGGAGTGACCGCCGAGTTCACCCAAGGTGTCCTTGGTGATGTCATTCTGGTCAACGGCGTCCCGTGGCCAACGCACCGCGTCACAACCGCGAGATATCGGTTGCGGTGGCTCAACGCGTCGAATGCCAGGGTCTACCGACTCCGCATCGAATCCAAGGCCGCCGCCGCCGAATATTTCACCCAGATCGGTTCTGATGGTGGGTTGCTCGCCCACCCGCAAGTCTTGACCGCCATCGACATTGCCCCCGGCGAACGATTCGACACCATATTGGACTTCACCGAATGTGCCCTCGGCGACCTTGTCACGATCCACAACGATCTCGGGACCGGCAGGACCGGTGAGATCATGCGGTTCATCATCGCGGACCGCAGCGCGGATACCTCACATGTCCCCGACACGCTTGCCGACATCGAATTACATGACCCGAAAACCGCTGTCCGCACTCGCCATTTCGACTTCCGTCGCGGCGACATGGGAGACATGAGAGGCTGGCTGATCAACGGACTGCCCTTCGACGCCCAGCGTCCCGCGGCGGACCCTCGACTCGGTGACCTCGAAATCTGGCGTTTCAGTACCGATTTCAACCATCCGGTGCACGTACATCTCAACCAGTTTCAAGTGCTCTCACGTAACCGACGACCACCCCGTCCGTCCGATGCGGGATGGAAGGACACCGTGAACCTCGCGGCCCGTGAAGTGGCGGAGGTAGCAGTAAAATTCACTGACTACCCGGGCCGTTTCGTAATGCACTGCCATACCCTCGAGCACGAAGACATGGCCATGATGGCGACCTTCGCCACCCGTTGA
- a CDS encoding phosphotransferase has protein sequence MEFVSGDEVVDLLRRTDELVDQLTAGSVPDTVAASKLLVQRMVGLTFGVETRERGRLSVRASDGPLGPSLEFELSDGAERLASCSVQSPDDWKMEVQHLAHRYGELRLLANSTLRLGVDQSTKVGSMLEELAAQLDSAEDGWLRIGVSPVTENTHELSAFLGRRAVVGTTRLTLEVPATDGVADAAPRISMAIDPAQNLNTVITSARGVVRELTARWPTGRAGIARDAAEQLLRAAAARHDDPNALYEFEIVGRVQAGIASVEFAIRDPRTGRVTDRGDISIAARGQEWLYGPMGNADLWELVIEPDANRDRVVQEAFEQFRDVSWGLAWQPEQEDVAWLLAEMMVGNVVDRPGTSGVLVVKRLGVGPAEVVGIEVHVRGTQAPVLSLVEHAHHYGVEVHGPASSTAWMVLHNGTPESAELAAALADRGTDVSDQDVEVATDPLPPGLGEALRSATTEFADLLVRESRKRSGGDLALTAVEMELGQVRLEAVERFHTALPQDSAQDDIADRNELSPQAAAPQIQPLGGQDLPIDEPAAEVGNNLLTVAVDALFEDPRAYQLCFDELPETQRTAIELRLKNRPTAELVATLGQNHETIYHEAIHRFRGLLLGYAEARPEAAAELALIERSQPEILEVIVQKIEDPLHQKRIALRFLHGMPPADVAAETREDETSFRLREYRAIQLVAGLLRQHRAVESGNSTFVGTVHRTDPDHPQSYALRRLVYGWVGKTTGVPRIIVVEGLLREPGPTARAALSSQRGEMAFLGYIARKFGIEITSLEEDVREQARVLIAGSSPEAVFLYYVLRQIPQGIRAQNVSQADIDEHVRGAVEMYAWILPGIVDLYAKFQELMERYYSTQGFPRQFNKDDQLWLVAETVDMVEGGLTISEVQLVAAACHERREMIAAKKIQDLVDHDIAVLAAFGIVHFDLTRRQMPDFAGDNDYELESEVPRPAGKGGAPPSRAALGVDGGQALDLDLAVAPIPGGLQPWVFAGFGPGDAPHPEKLKQPKPAADPPRLNEPGSPTQQGGPADRTGNKSSSAPRPPGAVALDELRNRLKAAGWPGHTINPIALTFVEVWVHAAQRYPDAETVAAHLEVRITVTGAAGDSVLRVEVTDTQPFQPPLDNTGSLSTPERLGQTMGASHLSHAAGVVLLGDGGHTTWFEYRESQPLRTAPMGVLVPAIANPRAGDEPATAIAPPEVPGVLQADRYRFLDGTEGNPTEGKAMSGGEAVTLYNAARTHGDLVSGSEYDMYTLGDFVVLVPRSSPRVDYVLWNQLELLEAIASFVDAPRVLYKDKHNRFHIMRRIHGEPIDARDYPAVAAELDRLRAQYAQVPLERLPRLPRSYPKSGDVPGFLMMLAGYEDRVYQGLKQNPRYAAKFTALKIPASLLEGLAEVFAEAEPEQFALIHGDLIPSHILRGSDGVAVFNYRRARYGPPSFDAAVIEHRCRGNSLDLLWCFPRLLPYFVYLDIAQVLQDYVLLIDGLYYGTIDYDQAHKLALNVYMALFTADSAWGTCREDSLAYLQNMVEESFNRPRNTAAISEADTHAPGDLGADAPGQRRGDGATTIVGAHHPALNEPSTGESHGSSKPGAELESATQDDFSTVARLPEAEQGDQGLAVADSGDGKGETVVSADIDATRLSVPALIVPQFGGYDLLSGRKGQPMSRDKAWELREKAIASGQHRFGYSNDVYLYGQVAVRIPKVSADLLDKVIWPQHQFITAVAPYTARMPQLLYVELDSAGKVVFEVYRRVFGQPVDSLAAPPVAKTIEQFLEEIAQAPLSRFPPLPGYWPESGDAAGFVRMYAEDLQQRYQPYWTTEPYRSILIELKFGNSLIEGLESIIRKMRSEPFQPLHGDLTIQNILEQVKTGRHRFPASDIPHTHLVIDIDLATYGPLAFDLAIVFHRNPGIGMETLAPRSTLLPYIAYLDMARSFHDVVRLVDAARSGTMNRRDAESLARNLLVSLGRTYKIWGLSRTPLPTVSELLDRVSAPGSTDNVVPGFRRR, from the coding sequence GTGGAGTTCGTGTCAGGCGACGAGGTTGTCGACCTGCTACGCCGGACCGATGAGCTGGTCGACCAACTGACGGCCGGCTCGGTGCCGGACACGGTGGCAGCCAGCAAGCTGCTCGTGCAGCGGATGGTCGGACTTACCTTCGGGGTCGAAACGCGCGAGCGGGGGCGGCTGTCGGTGCGGGCGAGCGATGGGCCGCTCGGCCCATCGCTCGAGTTCGAGCTGTCGGACGGTGCTGAGCGGCTGGCGTCGTGCTCCGTGCAGTCCCCCGACGACTGGAAGATGGAGGTGCAACATCTCGCACATCGGTACGGCGAGCTGCGCTTGCTGGCGAACAGCACCCTGAGGCTGGGCGTGGATCAGTCGACGAAGGTCGGGTCGATGCTGGAAGAGCTTGCCGCACAACTCGACTCGGCCGAGGACGGCTGGTTGCGGATCGGGGTTTCTCCGGTCACGGAAAATACGCACGAGTTGTCGGCTTTCCTAGGCAGGCGCGCAGTGGTCGGGACCACTCGGTTGACGCTGGAAGTGCCCGCTACCGATGGAGTCGCCGATGCGGCGCCGCGGATCTCGATGGCGATCGATCCGGCGCAGAACCTGAACACCGTGATCACCAGTGCGCGTGGCGTGGTTCGGGAGCTGACGGCCAGATGGCCGACGGGCCGAGCCGGTATCGCGAGGGACGCGGCGGAACAATTGCTGCGGGCGGCGGCGGCTCGACATGACGACCCGAATGCGTTGTACGAGTTCGAGATCGTGGGTCGCGTCCAGGCGGGTATCGCGTCTGTCGAGTTTGCCATCCGCGACCCCAGGACCGGAAGGGTGACGGATCGAGGTGACATCTCCATAGCCGCGCGTGGGCAGGAGTGGTTGTACGGCCCGATGGGGAATGCGGACCTGTGGGAACTCGTGATCGAGCCGGACGCGAACCGGGATCGTGTCGTCCAGGAAGCATTCGAGCAGTTTCGGGACGTCAGCTGGGGGCTGGCATGGCAGCCGGAGCAGGAGGATGTGGCGTGGCTGCTCGCCGAGATGATGGTCGGCAACGTCGTCGACCGCCCCGGCACCAGCGGGGTGTTGGTAGTGAAGCGGCTGGGGGTAGGCCCCGCTGAGGTCGTCGGCATCGAAGTGCATGTGCGTGGCACGCAGGCGCCGGTGTTGAGTCTGGTCGAGCACGCCCATCACTACGGCGTCGAGGTGCACGGCCCGGCCAGCTCTACCGCGTGGATGGTGCTGCACAATGGGACGCCCGAGTCGGCGGAGCTGGCCGCAGCCCTTGCCGATCGTGGCACCGATGTGTCCGATCAGGATGTGGAGGTGGCGACCGATCCGCTACCACCGGGTTTGGGTGAGGCGCTGCGGTCGGCGACCACAGAGTTCGCGGATCTGCTGGTGCGCGAATCGCGCAAACGTTCCGGTGGCGACCTGGCGCTCACAGCGGTCGAGATGGAGCTCGGACAGGTCAGGTTGGAGGCCGTCGAGCGTTTTCATACTGCGCTGCCGCAGGATTCGGCTCAGGACGACATCGCGGACCGGAACGAGCTGTCACCACAGGCGGCCGCACCGCAGATCCAGCCGCTCGGTGGACAGGACCTGCCTATCGACGAACCGGCAGCGGAGGTGGGCAACAATCTGTTGACGGTGGCCGTGGACGCCCTGTTCGAAGATCCGCGAGCGTACCAGCTGTGCTTCGATGAACTCCCCGAGACGCAGCGGACAGCCATAGAGTTACGGCTCAAGAATCGGCCTACTGCTGAGCTGGTTGCGACTTTGGGGCAGAACCACGAAACCATCTACCACGAGGCCATCCATCGCTTTCGTGGACTATTGCTCGGTTATGCCGAGGCGCGTCCCGAGGCTGCTGCGGAACTGGCGTTGATCGAACGGTCTCAACCGGAAATTCTCGAGGTCATTGTCCAAAAGATTGAAGATCCCCTCCACCAGAAGCGCATCGCACTGCGATTCCTGCACGGCATGCCGCCGGCCGATGTCGCAGCCGAGACCAGGGAGGACGAAACATCTTTCAGATTGCGGGAGTATCGCGCCATTCAGCTGGTCGCCGGACTGCTCCGCCAGCACAGAGCCGTGGAATCCGGGAACAGCACATTCGTCGGGACTGTCCACCGCACGGACCCCGACCATCCACAGTCCTACGCCCTCCGGCGCTTGGTGTACGGCTGGGTCGGCAAAACCACAGGAGTGCCCCGCATAATTGTGGTCGAAGGACTGCTCAGGGAGCCGGGTCCGACCGCAAGAGCAGCCCTCTCCAGCCAGCGCGGCGAGATGGCGTTCCTCGGCTACATCGCCAGGAAGTTCGGCATCGAAATCACATCCCTCGAAGAAGATGTGCGCGAGCAGGCCAGGGTCCTGATCGCGGGGAGCTCCCCTGAGGCAGTGTTCCTGTATTACGTTCTGCGGCAGATACCGCAAGGGATACGTGCACAGAATGTGTCCCAAGCAGATATCGACGAGCACGTGCGCGGCGCTGTAGAAATGTACGCCTGGATCCTGCCCGGCATCGTCGACCTCTACGCCAAATTCCAAGAACTGATGGAACGCTATTACTCCACGCAAGGATTTCCTCGTCAGTTCAATAAAGACGACCAACTTTGGCTGGTCGCGGAGACCGTGGATATGGTCGAAGGCGGCTTGACGATCTCCGAAGTGCAACTCGTGGCCGCGGCATGCCACGAACGAAGAGAAATGATAGCCGCGAAAAAGATACAAGATCTCGTGGACCATGACATAGCCGTCCTCGCAGCCTTCGGAATAGTTCATTTCGATCTCACGCGGCGACAGATGCCAGACTTTGCGGGAGACAACGACTACGAACTCGAGTCCGAAGTGCCACGGCCGGCGGGGAAAGGCGGCGCGCCTCCGAGCCGGGCCGCATTGGGGGTCGACGGGGGGCAGGCACTGGACCTGGATCTAGCGGTCGCGCCCATACCCGGCGGGCTGCAGCCGTGGGTGTTCGCCGGATTCGGTCCAGGAGATGCCCCGCACCCCGAGAAGCTGAAGCAGCCGAAACCCGCTGCTGACCCTCCCCGGCTCAACGAACCCGGCTCGCCGACACAGCAGGGCGGTCCGGCTGACCGCACTGGCAACAAAAGCTCCTCTGCCCCAAGACCACCGGGCGCTGTTGCGCTGGACGAACTGCGTAATCGGCTGAAGGCGGCGGGCTGGCCGGGGCACACGATCAACCCGATCGCACTTACCTTCGTCGAGGTCTGGGTGCACGCCGCGCAACGCTACCCAGATGCGGAGACGGTCGCGGCGCACCTCGAGGTGCGGATCACGGTCACGGGCGCTGCGGGCGACAGCGTCCTGCGCGTCGAAGTCACCGACACACAGCCCTTCCAACCTCCACTCGACAACACCGGCAGCCTGTCCACTCCGGAACGCTTAGGACAGACGATGGGCGCCTCGCACCTCAGCCACGCCGCCGGCGTCGTTCTACTCGGCGACGGCGGACATACGACTTGGTTCGAGTATCGGGAGTCGCAGCCACTGCGCACAGCACCAATGGGGGTCCTCGTCCCGGCAATCGCCAACCCCAGAGCGGGCGACGAACCGGCGACTGCGATCGCACCCCCAGAAGTGCCGGGCGTACTGCAGGCCGATCGGTACCGCTTCCTCGACGGCACCGAAGGCAACCCCACCGAAGGCAAGGCAATGTCCGGTGGCGAAGCGGTCACGCTCTACAACGCGGCACGCACACATGGTGACCTCGTGTCAGGGAGCGAGTACGACATGTACACGTTAGGAGACTTCGTCGTCCTTGTCCCTAGGTCCAGCCCCAGGGTCGACTACGTTCTCTGGAATCAGCTGGAGCTCCTCGAGGCTATCGCGTCCTTCGTGGATGCACCTCGCGTGCTCTACAAGGACAAACACAATCGCTTCCACATCATGCGGCGCATCCACGGCGAGCCGATCGACGCCCGCGACTACCCAGCGGTCGCTGCAGAACTCGATCGACTGCGCGCGCAGTATGCCCAGGTGCCTCTGGAGAGGCTGCCACGACTGCCCCGCTCGTACCCGAAATCAGGGGATGTACCTGGATTCCTGATGATGCTGGCCGGGTATGAGGATCGCGTCTATCAGGGCCTTAAGCAGAATCCACGCTACGCTGCGAAATTCACGGCCCTCAAAATTCCGGCGTCCTTGCTCGAGGGCTTGGCTGAGGTGTTCGCGGAGGCCGAACCAGAACAGTTCGCGCTGATCCACGGTGACCTGATCCCCAGCCACATCCTGAGAGGATCCGACGGAGTTGCTGTCTTCAACTACCGTCGGGCCCGCTACGGTCCACCGTCATTCGACGCAGCTGTCATCGAGCACCGATGCCGTGGCAATTCCCTCGATCTCTTGTGGTGCTTCCCCCGCCTGCTTCCGTACTTTGTCTATCTCGATATCGCCCAGGTGTTGCAGGACTACGTTCTCCTGATCGATGGATTGTACTACGGCACAATTGATTACGATCAAGCTCACAAACTCGCCTTGAATGTGTACATGGCACTCTTCACAGCCGATTCGGCCTGGGGCACCTGCAGGGAAGACTCGCTCGCCTATCTGCAGAACATGGTGGAGGAGTCGTTCAACCGACCACGCAACACTGCTGCCATCTCAGAGGCCGATACCCATGCACCCGGGGATCTCGGCGCTGACGCGCCAGGACAGCGTCGGGGCGACGGTGCGACCACCATCGTCGGCGCGCATCACCCGGCCCTTAACGAGCCCTCAACAGGGGAATCACACGGCTCGAGCAAACCCGGAGCCGAATTGGAGTCGGCCACACAGGACGACTTCAGCACTGTCGCTCGGCTGCCGGAGGCGGAGCAAGGCGACCAAGGGTTGGCCGTCGCCGACAGTGGCGACGGTAAGGGAGAAACGGTTGTCTCCGCAGATATCGACGCGACGAGGCTTTCGGTTCCGGCGCTGATTGTTCCGCAGTTCGGAGGGTACGATCTTCTCAGCGGACGCAAGGGGCAACCCATGTCACGCGACAAAGCATGGGAATTGCGAGAAAAAGCAATAGCTTCCGGCCAGCACCGGTTCGGGTATAGCAACGATGTATATCTGTACGGTCAGGTCGCGGTCCGCATACCCAAGGTCTCCGCCGACTTGTTGGATAAGGTGATCTGGCCTCAGCATCAGTTCATCACCGCGGTTGCTCCCTATACCGCCCGTATGCCCCAGCTGCTGTACGTGGAGTTGGATTCAGCGGGAAAGGTTGTATTCGAAGTCTATCGCAGGGTTTTCGGCCAGCCGGTCGATAGCTTGGCCGCCCCACCGGTCGCCAAGACGATAGAGCAGTTCCTCGAAGAAATCGCACAGGCACCCCTGAGTAGGTTCCCGCCACTGCCGGGATACTGGCCCGAATCCGGCGATGCCGCCGGATTCGTGCGCATGTACGCCGAAGATCTCCAGCAGAGATACCAACCATACTGGACCACGGAACCCTACCGTTCGATATTAATCGAACTCAAATTCGGTAACAGTTTGATCGAAGGCCTGGAATCAATAATCCGGAAAATGCGCTCCGAGCCATTCCAGCCGCTCCACGGCGACCTGACGATCCAAAATATTCTCGAACAGGTCAAAACTGGCCGGCACAGATTCCCGGCTTCCGATATCCCGCACACTCACCTCGTCATTGATATCGACCTTGCAACCTATGGCCCCCTGGCCTTTGACCTAGCCATCGTTTTCCATCGGAACCCGGGCATTGGGATGGAGACGCTCGCGCCCCGCAGTACGCTCTTGCCGTATATCGCCTACCTCGATATGGCACGCAGCTTCCACGATGTCGTGCGGCTAGTCGATGCGGCACGCTCCGGCACGATGAACCGTCGTGACGCGGAGAGCCTGGCCCGGAATCTCCTGGTGTCACTTGGCAGAACGTACAAAATCTGGGGCTTGTCGAGAACGCCACTGCCGACGGTCTCGGAACTACTGGACAGAGTCTCGGCCCCAGGATCAACCGACAACGTCGTTCCTGGCTTCCGCCGGCGGTAG
- a CDS encoding YbaB/EbfC family nucleoid-associated protein — protein sequence MEQWERDGLRSANFGMCNQVEHILDTLAKQRAQVSEVYEQLAAVRASACSADGLVTVTVDGAGVLTDVRFAQEAFRSTPEKLGKSVTEAGREAARLATEQNEAITAPIAAGADAMPDLPDLVPGAPSLRDSGAPRRRDP from the coding sequence ATGGAGCAATGGGAGCGAGATGGGTTGCGCTCGGCCAACTTCGGGATGTGCAACCAGGTCGAACACATCCTGGATACGCTCGCGAAGCAACGTGCGCAGGTGTCCGAGGTCTACGAGCAGTTGGCGGCGGTGCGGGCTTCGGCGTGTTCGGCCGACGGTTTGGTCACCGTGACCGTGGATGGTGCGGGTGTCCTCACCGATGTGCGGTTTGCGCAGGAGGCGTTTCGTAGCACTCCGGAGAAGTTGGGCAAATCTGTCACCGAGGCGGGACGGGAGGCGGCGCGTTTGGCGACCGAGCAGAACGAGGCGATTACCGCCCCGATCGCCGCGGGTGCCGATGCGATGCCTGATCTGCCGGACCTGGTGCCAGGCGCGCCGAGCCTACGAGATTCGGGCGCTCCTCGGCGCCGCGACCCGTAG
- a CDS encoding MFS transporter produces the protein MITTLFGHRDYLRLFTAQVSALFGTGLTTVALGLLAYELAGADAGAVLGTALTIKMLVYVTIAPIVAAYADRLPRRLFLVALNVIRAVIVLTLPFIDQAWQIYVLIAVLQTASAAFTPTYQAIIPDILPDEREYTRALSAAQLAATMETLLSPMLAAAALTVMSFHWLFLGTAIGFAVSAALVITTRIPNATTATQGSFRQRITVGMRIFAATPRLRGLLGLNLVVAAAGSVIMVNTVNYVRDILGGTQSGVAMLLAANGFGTMIIALALPRVLDRVGARPVMFAGAATLIAGLGSATALSTADAGDWRWGAAIAVWALTGSGTAAVLTPTGQVLRRSSQPADRPALFAAQFSLSHLAWLITYPIAGWLTTAAGFTTTWITLVVFAGAGITAALRMWPRHDPEELTHLHEVGTIDPARLSGADRVDERYYRHSHVFVIDAEHRHWPTPAGRQLETAAAA, from the coding sequence ATGATCACCACACTCTTCGGCCACCGTGACTACCTGCGACTGTTCACCGCTCAGGTGTCGGCTCTGTTCGGCACCGGGCTGACTACCGTCGCACTCGGGCTGCTCGCGTACGAACTCGCCGGAGCCGACGCAGGCGCTGTCCTCGGCACCGCTCTGACCATCAAGATGCTCGTCTACGTGACGATCGCGCCAATCGTGGCAGCCTACGCCGACCGACTCCCCCGCAGGCTTTTCCTGGTGGCGCTCAACGTGATTCGAGCCGTCATCGTGCTGACACTGCCGTTCATCGACCAGGCGTGGCAGATCTACGTTCTGATCGCGGTGCTGCAAACCGCCTCGGCCGCTTTCACCCCCACCTACCAGGCGATCATCCCCGACATCTTGCCCGATGAGCGCGAATACACCAGAGCGCTGTCGGCCGCGCAACTGGCCGCCACCATGGAAACGCTGCTGAGCCCGATGCTCGCCGCGGCGGCACTGACCGTCATGAGCTTCCACTGGCTGTTCCTCGGCACCGCAATCGGATTCGCCGTCTCGGCCGCCTTGGTGATCACCACCCGCATCCCGAACGCGACAACCGCCACGCAGGGCTCCTTCCGGCAACGGATCACAGTGGGCATGCGGATCTTCGCCGCGACACCGCGGTTGCGCGGCCTGCTCGGATTGAACCTTGTGGTCGCCGCCGCCGGATCGGTGATCATGGTCAACACCGTCAATTACGTGCGCGACATCCTCGGCGGCACGCAGTCCGGAGTGGCGATGCTCTTGGCCGCCAACGGGTTCGGCACCATGATCATCGCTCTCGCGTTACCCCGGGTCCTCGATCGAGTCGGTGCCCGACCGGTGATGTTCGCTGGTGCGGCCACGCTGATTGCCGGACTCGGCTCGGCCACCGCGCTGTCCACCGCCGATGCCGGTGACTGGCGGTGGGGCGCCGCTATCGCGGTGTGGGCCCTGACCGGTTCGGGCACCGCGGCGGTGCTGACGCCGACCGGGCAGGTCCTGCGGCGCTCGTCGCAACCCGCCGACCGACCCGCGCTCTTCGCGGCGCAGTTCTCGCTGTCACACCTCGCCTGGTTGATCACCTATCCGATCGCCGGATGGCTGACCACCGCCGCCGGTTTCACCACCACCTGGATAACGCTCGTGGTGTTCGCGGGCGCGGGAATCACTGCAGCACTGCGGATGTGGCCACGCCACGACCCTGAGGAGCTGACTCATCTGCATGAAGTCGGCACCATCGACCCGGCCCGGCTGTCCGGCGCCGACCGCGTGGACGAACGCTACTACCGACACTCCCACGTCTTCGTCATCGACGCCGAACACCGCCACTGGCCGACACCGGCGGGGCGGCAACTGGAAACTGCCGCAGCAGCCTAG